DNA from Pseudomonadota bacterium:
TTTGCCATAATTTTACCAAACCTCATGCGTCTTTTTCCCTGTTTGGCAGGTGTGAACACTCAATAATTTGTGCCAGAATTGATACCGCAATCTCCGCCGGCAAAATGGCTTTTATATTGAGTCCCACTGGTCCATTGATCCGAGCAATTTGGTTGCGATTGAGACCGGCCTCTTGAAGACGCTCAATTCTAGAAGCATGAGTATTCCGGCTTCCTAGTGACCCGATATAAAAAGCATCTGAATTAAGAGCGCATGTTAATGCGGGATCATCTATTTTTGGGTCATGAGTGAGTGTAACGATAGCCGTCCGTCTATCAATGTCCAGTTCCGGCATAACTTCGTCGGGCCATTTGCAAAAAATTTTGACATTGGGAAAACGCTCGGCGGTGGCAAATGGGCTGCGTGGATCAATAACTGAAACGTCATAACCAGCAGTGTATGCCATGGGAGCCAAAGATTGCGCAAT
Protein-coding regions in this window:
- a CDS encoding XdhC family protein, giving the protein MKGSLLKSLNAARMERKPAALITRIQDGSQTLFVENRVFAGPELDHSIELELKNAILSDKSRIIGDGENRVFIHVFNPSKRLVIVGAVHIAQSLAPMAYTAGYDVSVIDPRSPFATAERFPNVKIFCKWPDEVMPELDIDRRTAIVTLTHDPKIDDPALTCALNSDAFYIGSLGSRNTHASRIERLQEAGLNRNQIARINGPVGLNIKAILPAEIAVSILAQIIECSHLPNREKDA